The Leptolyngbya sp. FACHB-261 genome segment CAGCATTAAGCGGCTTCCCCATTTAAGCAATTCTCAAGCTGAGGGGCGACTTTCTCTCGTGCCCAGACAGCTCTTGCTAAAAGCAGCAGAATCAGGTCAACCGCGACAAGTGGTACCTGACCTACACAGCTAGCCGCATGACCAAATGCATATTAACTAGTACAAACACTTAGCAAATTCAGTTTCGAGCTGAATTCATGCTCACGCTTAGCTAAGCCTAGATCTCATCATTTGCCTCATGGAAGCACTGGTCATAATCTGTGCAACGCAACACGGATTCAAGCTTGAAGTACGGACTCGATATTTTTAGAGACAAAAGGGTACCTTCAAAGCAATGGGGGTCAAACCAACATCTGCTGAGATATATCGGGCATTTAGCTTATCAGTCTAAGTCAAAAACCAGTGTTGACGCTCCGTCTCCTAACGCTAAGCTTGAGAAATAAAACGGTATTCTATATCTCTTAAAAAGGAGAAACGACTAAAGGCTAGCGCATCAGTAGAAACCAGGAAATTAAATAGTGATACCAGCAAACAGGTTCAAGGCTGGTCAGCAGTTGAAGATTGAACAATGATATAGACATCACAAAGAAGCTAGTGCCGACAACAGATGAAGGCCAGACAGGGAAGGGAAACAGCATGACTACTGCAGAACGCAACGCTACTGATACTTTTGTCCAAAAGCTTGTTGATTTAAAGCAGAAGCGCTTTAGTGGGCAGCTGTCACTGAGAGATCCACTGGGACATGAGTGGACTCTTTACCTATGTCTAGGCAGAATCTCGTACGCAACTGGAGGCACTCATCCAGTAAGAAGATGGCAACGCAATTTAACTGCCCATTGTCCTGAGATGGATCCACGTCAACCCAAGCTACTCTCTGAGTTCTCGGAAGCTTCCTCTACAGCTCCTGAGGTTTATTGGGAGTACCAAGTGCTATGCACATGGTTAGGACAGCAGCGAATTGCCCGTGCACAAGTAGTGGCCATGATTCGGGCCATCGTTGCCGAGGTGCTACTAGATATTACTCGAGCTGCACAAGTCACCTGTGAAGTCAAGCGGGACAATGCATTACCGACACAAATAGTGTTGATCGATATTGAACAGGCTCTCCTGGAAGCGGAACAGGCGTGGCAAGCGTGGCGGGCAGCGAAGGTTGCCGATCGCTCCCCCAATCGGGCACCAGTGATTAAGCAACCCGAGCAATTGCAGCAACAAACCTCCCCCACCGTTTATCGCGTTCTCAAGACACTTCTAGACGGACAACATACTCTACGAGATATTTCTGTTCAGATGAAGCGGGACGTGGTCGAAGTTATACGTTCGCTCCTTCCTTATATTCAGGCAGGTTTAGTTGAGCTAACCAACATCCCGGACTTGCCAGCTCCAATTTCACCGCCTACCTCTTCACCATTGCCTACTCCTAGCCCTTCTGGGCCATTAATTGCTTGTGTAGATGATAGCCCTGTGATTTGTCAGGCCATGGAGGGAATCTTAACTACAGCAGGTTATCGCTTCGTCGCAATTCAGGACTCTCTACGGGCAATTGCCACATTGCTAGCTCGTAAACCCGATTTAATCTTTTTGGATCTCGTGATGCCCAACACGAACGGCTATGAAATTTGTGGTAGCTTACGCAAACTCTCCAGCTTTAACAACGTGCCTATCGTAATCCTAACTGGCAATGATGGCATTGTTGATCGAGTCCGGGCTAAAGTCGTCGGCTCATCTGACTTTCTAGGCAAACCCCCAGAAGTTGAAGCAGTATTGGAGGTAACGCGTCGACACTTAGCCAAGAGCCAGTACAAGAAGACTTTTGGTAGTGGACACTGAAGCTCTCATTTTTTTGTTAACACTCTAGCAGAAGCCATGCAAAACTAAAATTCTGCTCATTGATTGGCGATTGCTGTTCTTTTTGACAGCTTTGAGTGTTCAACTGTGTTTTTGATTTATAAGTGAGGTCAACATCATGAGTACTGCTTTAGTCGTAGATGATTCTCTAACCGACATGGAGGTTGTCAGTCGCTGCCTACAACAGGGAGGCTTTAATGTGATTAAAGCAAGCAGCGGGGAGGAGGCACTGGCAAAAATCAGTGCCCATAAGCCAGACATTATCGTCCTAGACGTTGTCCTACCAGGGCGTAGTGGCTTTGAGCTGTGCCGCGATTTTAAAGCGGAAGCTGGCACCAGTAGCATTCCGATAGTAATGTGCTCAACCAAGGACGGCGAGATGGATAAATTCTGGGGCAAGAAGCAAGGCGCAGATGCCTATTTAGCTAAGCCGATCGACCAGGAGGAGTTGGTTCGCACTGTCAAGCAATTAGTTAAGAACTAAGAATTGAGAGCTAAGAGCAAAGAACCAGCTTGGTGCATTAGTGGAGGCAGATAGTGTTATCTGAGTTTGTGAATAAAATAGCCTTGCCTGCTTCAATGGCCGCACAGGCTACAGAATCATCAGAAGCAGAAGAACAGTTTTTGCGATTCCAGCTTCTCCCTGATACTACTGCTCTCTTGCCAGTACATCAAACAACAGAGGTACTAGCGGTTACCAGTAGTCAAGTTATTCCTATTCCTCACATGCCAGCTTATATCTTGGGGATTTATAACTGGCGAGGTGAA includes the following:
- a CDS encoding response regulator, which translates into the protein MTTAERNATDTFVQKLVDLKQKRFSGQLSLRDPLGHEWTLYLCLGRISYATGGTHPVRRWQRNLTAHCPEMDPRQPKLLSEFSEASSTAPEVYWEYQVLCTWLGQQRIARAQVVAMIRAIVAEVLLDITRAAQVTCEVKRDNALPTQIVLIDIEQALLEAEQAWQAWRAAKVADRSPNRAPVIKQPEQLQQQTSPTVYRVLKTLLDGQHTLRDISVQMKRDVVEVIRSLLPYIQAGLVELTNIPDLPAPISPPTSSPLPTPSPSGPLIACVDDSPVICQAMEGILTTAGYRFVAIQDSLRAIATLLARKPDLIFLDLVMPNTNGYEICGSLRKLSSFNNVPIVILTGNDGIVDRVRAKVVGSSDFLGKPPEVEAVLEVTRRHLAKSQYKKTFGSGH
- a CDS encoding response regulator transcription factor: MSTALVVDDSLTDMEVVSRCLQQGGFNVIKASSGEEALAKISAHKPDIIVLDVVLPGRSGFELCRDFKAEAGTSSIPIVMCSTKDGEMDKFWGKKQGADAYLAKPIDQEELVRTVKQLVKN